A window of the Polaribacter batillariae genome harbors these coding sequences:
- a CDS encoding riboflavin synthase subunit beta yields MGFLKRTNKKFDYQPRYYKGEGNPFKIEHKLDRFRKTAGKNKGIKGKFSDAMEDLKNSDKSVNKTLLIIIAVLVFIFLYIIDFDLSIFKRN; encoded by the coding sequence ATGGGATTTTTAAAACGTACAAACAAAAAATTTGATTATCAACCTCGTTATTATAAAGGAGAAGGAAACCCTTTTAAAATCGAGCATAAACTAGATCGATTTAGAAAAACTGCAGGTAAAAATAAAGGAATTAAAGGCAAGTTTAGTGATGCTATGGAAGATTTAAAAAATTCTGACAAAAGCGTAAACAAAACACTTTTAATAATTATTGCAGTTTTAGTATTCATTTTTTTATACATCATCGATTTCGATTTATCTATATTTAAAAGAAATTAA